From the Acidobacteriota bacterium genome, one window contains:
- a CDS encoding cation:proton antiporter, which yields MNNLTFSILALGVLAFGIFSQRFQRGILTPPIAFVALGLLISDVGLGLGPISEGHEMLHLLAELTLVVILFTDAVRIDLSLLRREHDLPTRLLAVGMPLTLVAGAAVATLLFPDWSIWEAALLAAVLAPTDAALGQAVVSSPRVPVRIRQTLNVESGLNDGIALPVVLIFFSIACATNEVHTVSYWVRFITLQLTVGPLVGVACGYGGGKVLDLARRRGWMSKVFQDLSALALALLAFSVAGLLGGNGFIAAFCAGLTLGNVSHSGHEVEEFAEAEGQLLSLLIFSAFGALMVPEALRDLSWRAVLYAILSLTVIRMVPVALALLGKGLKPATVGFLGWFGPRGIASILFALLVLEGMGQNNHGEVVTVVMLTVLLSVVAHGVSASPLAAWYARAAEADGEEPAMREELRQVTEMPLRLRHRSD from the coding sequence ATGAACAATCTCACCTTTTCGATCCTGGCCCTCGGGGTCCTGGCCTTCGGGATCTTCTCGCAGCGCTTTCAGCGCGGCATCCTGACCCCACCCATCGCCTTCGTCGCTCTGGGACTGCTGATCAGCGACGTGGGACTCGGCCTGGGGCCCATCAGCGAAGGCCACGAGATGCTGCACCTGCTGGCAGAGCTGACCCTGGTGGTGATTCTGTTTACCGATGCGGTGCGCATCGATCTGAGCCTGCTACGCCGGGAGCACGATCTGCCGACCCGGCTGCTGGCGGTGGGCATGCCCCTGACGCTGGTCGCCGGCGCCGCGGTGGCAACGCTGCTCTTCCCCGACTGGAGCATCTGGGAAGCGGCCCTGCTGGCGGCGGTGCTGGCCCCCACCGACGCCGCTCTCGGCCAGGCGGTGGTGAGCAGTCCCAGGGTGCCGGTGAGAATTCGCCAGACGCTCAACGTGGAGAGCGGTCTCAACGACGGCATCGCCCTGCCGGTGGTTTTGATCTTCTTCTCCATCGCCTGCGCCACCAACGAAGTTCATACGGTGAGCTATTGGGTACGTTTCATCACCCTCCAGCTCACCGTGGGGCCGCTGGTGGGAGTGGCCTGCGGCTACGGCGGCGGCAAAGTTCTGGACCTGGCCCGCCGCCGGGGCTGGATGAGCAAGGTCTTCCAGGATCTCTCCGCCCTGGCCCTGGCCCTCCTCGCCTTCTCCGTCGCCGGGCTGCTGGGGGGCAACGGTTTCATCGCCGCCTTTTGCGCCGGCCTGACCCTGGGCAATGTCTCCCACTCGGGCCACGAGGTGGAGGAGTTCGCGGAGGCCGAGGGGCAGCTCCTCTCGCTGCTCATCTTCTCCGCCTTCGGAGCCCTGATGGTGCCCGAAGCGCTGCGCGACCTGAGCTGGCGGGCGGTGCTCTACGCCATCCTCAGCCTGACCGTCATCCGCATGGTGCCGGTCGCCCTGGCGCTTCTGGGCAAAGGCCTCAAGCCGGCGACGGTGGGTTTCCTAGGGTGGTTCGGGCCGCGGGGTATCGCCTCCATCCTCTTCGCCCTCTTGGTGCTCGAAGGAATGGGCCAGAACAACCACGGCGAGGTGGTGACGGTGGTGATGCTGACGGTGCTGCTGAGCGTGGTCGCCCACGGCGTCAGCGCCTCGCCCCTGGCCGCCTGGTACGCGCGAGCGGCGGAGGCCGACGGCGAAGAACCAGCGATGAGGGAGGAGCTGCGACAGGTCACCGAAATGCCCCTGCGTCTGCGCCACCGTTCGGACTAG
- a CDS encoding tetratricopeptide repeat protein, which produces MSSCPTTFSEVWRFSVLWLLALALAACGGDPMEELGLEPVPEPAVERMEPAVREQLKERRQAVDELLEQNESEPARLARTYGELGAAYHTYEHLEAAAAAFRNARQLAPAEPRWAYFLGLVYKAQGRTEAAAEQLQTVLTRRQDYLPAWIQLGEAQLQAGDAQAAAESFRQAVELNADSAAARYGLGRAELARDDAAAAVEQLEAALKLEPAATAVHYPLGQAYRKLGDGEKAAEHLGARGPTTTTLPDPWLAEARSEAAGAGVHLQRGGQATVAGDLEAAAESYRRAVEADPGNAAARQSLGAALARLGDGEGAREQLLRAQELDPDNPVLHYNLGLVYQGMGDLDGALQELRRAVELDGSQDDFRRALAELHERRGELEQALEQYEALLARSPQDLLSRHRRAELWAAAGRGDEAVEDLRRAVEQAPESLEARLSLAAILARAGRLDEARRAVEEALPRAQDDAGRARVYALEAQVERGRGRDAAAVEAYRRALELNPQLNATRLALAAFQGERGEYGEAAELFAEVRRQNPSETMAWLGEVTALTLGDRRAQARRTLEEAISALPNNVHLAHALARLLATSGEVSGEDARRALALAQAAMEESQTLERGETLALALAAAGRYDEALALQEQLLAAARRESLTDLADRLEADAERYRQGRRSVLVEGSP; this is translated from the coding sequence GTGAGTTCTTGCCCCACGACTTTCTCTGAGGTTTGGAGGTTCTCCGTCCTCTGGCTCTTGGCTCTGGCCCTCGCAGCCTGCGGCGGCGACCCGATGGAGGAGCTCGGCCTGGAGCCCGTGCCGGAGCCGGCGGTGGAGCGCATGGAGCCGGCGGTGCGAGAGCAGCTGAAGGAGCGCCGCCAGGCGGTGGACGAGCTGCTGGAGCAGAACGAGTCAGAGCCAGCCCGGCTGGCCCGGACCTATGGTGAGTTGGGCGCCGCCTACCACACCTATGAGCACCTGGAGGCTGCCGCGGCGGCCTTCCGCAACGCTCGCCAGCTAGCGCCGGCAGAGCCCCGCTGGGCGTATTTTCTCGGTCTCGTCTACAAGGCTCAGGGACGTACGGAGGCGGCGGCGGAGCAGCTGCAGACGGTCCTGACCCGGCGCCAGGACTATCTGCCGGCATGGATCCAGCTCGGAGAGGCGCAGCTCCAGGCAGGGGATGCGCAGGCCGCCGCCGAGAGCTTTCGTCAGGCGGTAGAGCTGAACGCCGACAGTGCCGCTGCACGCTACGGCCTGGGCCGGGCGGAGCTGGCTCGGGACGATGCGGCGGCGGCGGTGGAGCAGTTGGAGGCAGCGCTGAAGCTGGAGCCGGCGGCCACCGCGGTGCACTATCCCCTGGGCCAGGCCTACCGCAAGCTGGGGGATGGGGAGAAGGCAGCGGAGCATCTGGGCGCTCGGGGGCCCACCACCACCACGCTCCCGGATCCTTGGCTGGCGGAGGCGCGTTCGGAGGCCGCCGGGGCGGGAGTGCACCTCCAGCGCGGTGGCCAGGCGACGGTGGCGGGGGATCTGGAAGCCGCCGCTGAGTCCTACCGCCGGGCCGTCGAGGCGGACCCGGGGAACGCCGCCGCTCGCCAGAGCTTGGGGGCGGCGCTGGCGCGGCTGGGGGATGGCGAGGGGGCGCGGGAACAGCTGCTGCGAGCTCAGGAACTGGATCCCGACAACCCGGTGCTGCACTACAACCTGGGGCTGGTCTACCAGGGCATGGGCGATTTGGACGGCGCCCTCCAGGAGCTGCGCCGGGCGGTGGAGCTCGACGGCTCGCAGGACGACTTCCGCCGCGCCCTTGCCGAGCTCCACGAGCGCCGGGGAGAGCTGGAGCAGGCCTTGGAGCAATACGAAGCTCTCCTCGCCCGCAGCCCTCAGGATCTGCTCAGCCGTCATCGGCGGGCCGAGCTGTGGGCCGCCGCCGGCCGGGGGGACGAGGCGGTAGAGGATCTTCGCCGAGCGGTGGAGCAGGCGCCGGAAAGCCTGGAGGCTCGGCTCTCCCTGGCCGCCATTCTCGCTCGCGCCGGACGTCTCGACGAGGCCCGGCGAGCCGTGGAGGAAGCGCTGCCGAGAGCTCAGGACGACGCCGGCCGGGCTCGGGTCTACGCTCTCGAAGCTCAGGTAGAGCGCGGTCGCGGCCGGGATGCCGCCGCCGTCGAGGCTTATCGGAGGGCGCTGGAGCTCAATCCTCAGCTCAACGCCACGCGGCTGGCGCTGGCGGCGTTCCAGGGCGAACGGGGGGAGTACGGCGAGGCCGCCGAGCTCTTTGCCGAGGTGCGGCGGCAGAATCCATCGGAGACCATGGCCTGGCTCGGAGAAGTCACCGCCCTGACCCTCGGCGATCGGCGGGCTCAGGCTCGGCGCACTCTCGAGGAGGCCATCTCGGCCTTGCCCAACAACGTCCACCTTGCCCACGCTTTGGCCCGCCTGCTGGCCACTAGCGGTGAGGTCTCCGGCGAAGACGCCCGCCGAGCTTTGGCCCTGGCCCAGGCGGCGATGGAAGAGTCCCAGACCCTGGAGCGGGGGGAAACCCTGGCCCTGGCCCTGGCCGCCGCCGGCCGCTACGACGAGGCTCTGGCGCTTCAGGAGCAGCTCCTGGCGGCGGCGCGGCGGGAAAGCCTGACGGATCTGGCGGACCGACTCGAAGCGGATGCGGAACGCTATCGACAGGGGCGGCGCAGCGTCCTGGTGGAGGGCTCGCCGTGA
- a CDS encoding CRTAC1 family protein: MFAWAVCAAFAGVLAGCAEAPPEATDPRPAPPSADADDLFVDRAAEAGLDFVHFNGMSGELYFPEMTGAGAALLDYDGDGDLDVYLVQGSPLPADLPMSELLLPPRHPAPFTDRLYRNDSTRSDSGSELRFTDVTAEAGELSGGYGMGAATGDFDNDGWTDLYVTNLGSNSLLRNRGDGTFEDVTAAAGADDDRWSLVGLFFDYDRDGWLDLYVGNYVDFTLAGHKTCLDAAGAPDYCGPAAYRPEPDRLLRNRGDGTFEDVTANAGPGRDPGSTLGAVAADFDRDGWLDLYLANDQMPNQLWMNRGNGSFEETGLVGGAAVNGDGQPEASMGVDAGDYDNDGDEDLFIAHLARETNTLYLNDGTGIFEDATTRTGLASPSWQNTGFGTGWFDYDLDGLLDLLVVNGEVKLIPEQVQAGEVLPLRQPDQLYRNLGEGRFEEVTEQAGAALTTPTVGRGAAFGDLDGDGDEDVVVVDNGAPARLLENRGGDGAHWIGLRLLTAAGRDALGAWAEMVRSDGVVLGRRVSTAGSYASAGDPRLHFGLGSGLGSGPGSGPGSGLGSLDENPVREVRVRWPDGSWERFGAPELDAYTVLEQGSGELVDELAGGGS, encoded by the coding sequence TTGTTCGCCTGGGCTGTGTGCGCCGCCTTCGCCGGGGTGCTGGCGGGCTGCGCCGAGGCGCCGCCGGAGGCCACCGACCCCCGCCCAGCCCCCCCGTCGGCTGATGCCGACGATCTCTTCGTCGACCGCGCGGCGGAGGCGGGGCTCGACTTCGTGCATTTCAACGGCATGAGCGGCGAGCTCTACTTTCCCGAGATGACCGGCGCCGGCGCCGCCCTCCTGGACTACGACGGCGATGGCGACCTGGACGTCTACCTGGTTCAGGGAAGTCCCCTGCCGGCGGATTTGCCCATGAGCGAGCTCCTGCTGCCGCCGCGGCACCCCGCTCCTTTCACCGACCGGCTCTACCGCAACGACTCCACCCGTAGCGATTCCGGCAGCGAGCTGCGCTTCACCGACGTCACCGCCGAGGCCGGTGAGCTCTCCGGCGGCTACGGCATGGGCGCCGCCACCGGCGACTTCGACAACGACGGTTGGACCGACCTCTATGTCACCAACCTGGGCTCCAACTCGCTGCTGCGCAACCGCGGCGACGGCACCTTCGAGGATGTCACCGCCGCTGCCGGGGCGGACGACGACCGCTGGAGCCTGGTGGGCTTGTTCTTCGACTATGACCGCGACGGCTGGCTGGATCTCTACGTCGGCAACTATGTCGATTTCACCCTCGCCGGTCACAAGACTTGCCTGGACGCCGCCGGCGCACCGGATTATTGCGGCCCGGCGGCCTACCGCCCGGAGCCCGACCGGCTGCTGCGCAACCGCGGGGACGGCACCTTCGAGGACGTCACCGCCAACGCCGGCCCCGGCAGAGACCCCGGCAGCACCCTCGGGGCGGTGGCGGCGGATTTCGACCGCGACGGCTGGCTGGATCTCTACCTGGCCAACGACCAGATGCCCAACCAGCTGTGGATGAATCGGGGCAATGGCAGCTTCGAGGAGACCGGCCTGGTGGGCGGTGCGGCGGTCAATGGCGACGGCCAGCCTGAGGCGAGCATGGGGGTGGATGCCGGGGACTACGACAACGACGGCGACGAGGACCTCTTCATCGCGCACCTGGCGCGGGAGACCAACACCCTCTACCTCAACGACGGCACCGGCATCTTTGAGGACGCCACCACCCGCACCGGCCTGGCATCCCCGAGCTGGCAGAACACCGGCTTCGGCACCGGCTGGTTCGACTACGACCTGGATGGCCTGCTGGACCTGCTGGTGGTCAACGGCGAGGTCAAGCTGATTCCCGAGCAGGTTCAGGCCGGGGAAGTGCTGCCCCTGCGTCAGCCGGATCAGCTCTACCGCAACCTGGGAGAGGGGCGCTTCGAGGAGGTCACGGAGCAAGCCGGCGCCGCCCTCACCACCCCCACCGTCGGCCGCGGTGCCGCCTTCGGCGATCTCGACGGCGACGGCGACGAGGACGTGGTGGTCGTGGACAACGGTGCACCGGCGCGGCTGCTGGAGAACCGCGGCGGGGACGGCGCCCACTGGATCGGACTGCGCCTGCTCACTGCTGCGGGGCGGGACGCGCTGGGAGCCTGGGCGGAAATGGTGCGCTCCGACGGGGTGGTTTTGGGGCGGCGGGTGAGCACCGCCGGCAGCTACGCTAGCGCCGGGGATCCGCGGCTGCACTTTGGCCTTGGGAGCGGCCTTGGGAGCGGCCCGGGGAGCGGCCCGGGGAGTGGCCTGGGGAGCCTCGATGAGAACCCTGTCCGGGAGGTGCGGGTGCGCTGGCCGGACGGCTCTTGGGAACGCTTCGGGGCGCCAGAGCTGGACGCTTACACGGTGCTCGAGCAAGGCAGTGGGGAGCTCGTGGATGAGCTTGCTGGGGGTGGCTCGTGA